One Rhinolophus ferrumequinum isolate MPI-CBG mRhiFer1 chromosome X, mRhiFer1_v1.p, whole genome shotgun sequence genomic window, AAGGGCAAAGTGCTGTAAAACCTGAAGGTCTGGAATAGTTTTGTAAGCTTTAAACACCTCTCCTTGACCCAGACTGGGGGTGATGGACAGTCTGGTGTCCAGTTAATGGATCTCAGGACTTGGGAAATGGGTTTGAGAGAATTTCAACAATAGTTCaagagggttttgttgttgtcatttttacCGTATTACAGGCTCCTCGTCCATCCACTGGTCCCCACAAGCTGAGGGAATGTCTCCCTCTCATCATCTTCCTAAGGAACAGACTGAAGTATGCCCTAACAGGAGATGAAGTCAAGAAGATTTGCATGCAGCGGTTCATTAAGATCGATGGCAAGGTCCGAACTGATGTCACCTACCCGGCTGGTTTTATGGGTAAGTGGCCAGTGGTGGCTCCTTGGGATTCATCCATGTCCCTCTGAAACGAAATGGCAGTTGTATTGAGTACTGATAGGCTTTTAGCCTGTTGGTTGGTCTGACGGAAAGCATGACCTTCCTCCTTAGTTTTACTTAGATATTGTAGGGCTGCACATAATCATGGATCGCTCGTAAAAACTACGGTTGTGAAGCATTGCAACATGAAAGATTAGCTGGCCATCATTGTTAGTCTTCAGAATCCTTGGTTGGTATTTGAATCCTTCAGAATGTTGgtatttgaaatgaaaagcatATGGGTTTTTCCTTAGAGTGGTGTGATGGGGTGGTGGGAGTCACCATAGTAACCTGAGTTCCTGTGATATTAGATGTCATCAGCATTGACAAGACAGGAGAGAACTTCCGACTGATCTATGACACCAAGGGTCGCTTTGCTGTTCATCGCATTACACCTGAGGAGGCAAAGGTAGGTGTTTTGCCATAGCTGTATAGCAAGCATCTTGTTGCTGGGTatctattaggctggtgcaacagtaattgccgtgtaaaaggtgaaaaataaatgcaaaaaccacaattacttttgcaccaagttAATAATGTGAACTTCACATCCTCagcttgtctgttttctttttttatggcaaaaaTGAATTCCAGTTGAACGGTGACTTCCTAGTTGTCTTTTTTAGAGGAGGGCGAGTGATTTCTAGGCACATTTATGAGTCCCTAAAGTAAGGGTCCTTTAAGGATCAAGGACCAGAAAAGCAGTATCTGGTCCATGCATTGGCCCTTTGTCATGTCCGCATTTGTGGGTGTAGCTTTGCTCTGGAGGGAAAGGTGGTAATGGAGGAGGCTGAAAATCCTTGGGGCACTAGTTTGAGGTAGGTCCAAAAAAGATTCCGGGCAATACATTGATTATTTAATCTGGTTTGTTGTGATGGTTTTACACAAAGGTTTGAGGCGTCTTGACTTATTGGCTGTAAATGAAGGTTAATTGAATTGGCGGAATCAGCTCCTAATTTCCTTAGCTTCCTTGTTATCAGCAGGCTGCAGGGTTTGTCCAAGGGCATCAGGGTGATTTGATTTACTTTAAGGATGTTCATGAGTGAGAAATGCAAAGTTGAAATCTTTGTTGATTAGATGAGTTTCTAATACAATTGCAGTTTGTGAGACAAGTCAGCTgtgatggggagggaggggccatGAGGCTTGAACAgcctgggggaaggagggtggttgGCCTTGGAGACAGGACAGTGGTGCTCATCGGCCCACCTCACCCCGCAGTTTGAGGTGGTGCCGCGCCTGCCTTGGACTTAACCGTGGGGGTGACAGGTGCTAGGGGGCTAGCCTAGAGAGGGGCAGTGGACAGGGTAAACTGACAGGAGGGTGGCTGAAGTTGCCGCCGCCATTGTTCTGCGGCTCTTCCCTTGTAGGGTGTTCCCTTCAGCTGTGACTTGTGGCTGTGAAGGAAGCTTTTCATCCACTCTGGAGCATACTGCGCATGAGCTAGACTAAATGGCTAACCCTGTGTGTTTCTAGTACAAGTTGTGCAAAGTGAGAAAGATCTTTGTGGGCACAAAAGGAATCCCTCACCTGGTGACCCACGATGCTCGCACCATCCGCTACCCTGACCCCCTCATCAAGGTGAACGACACCATTCAGATTGATTTGGAGACTGGCAAAATTACTGATTTCATCAAGTTTGACACTGGTAAGCAGCCTATACCTGGGCCTTCTCTTCAAAGCCCACCTGTAAGAGCTGTTCTTTGCTTTTCTGCCCCCCCTTTACTAATGGAAATTGAATCGTGCATTGTGACTCACACAGGGTTCtgtctaggtgattctgatgtgtgcCTAATTAGCAGCCAAAGCCGCATGTCTCCTGTTGGTTTGAGAAGAGGGCAGCTCTTAAAGTTTCGAGAAATAGGCAGGCAGCGTGTGAAACTACCGTGTCTTGTTTCTGTGGCTTTGTGGGGGCAGTAAGGGTTAGAGATGGGAATGTATTCCaaatggtggggagggaggtcagctcagagaggagggagaagttgAGGGGCGTGTCTATTTGAGTGGAGGGTAGAAACCACCAGCGCGCAGGTGTATAGCCTTTCCACTTCAAGAGGCCCAGCTGTTCAGAACGTCCCGAGTAGCTGAGATGAGTGAGGTCTGCCATAGCATACATTCTAAGGCCTGAGCTGGCTGTCTCTAAAGCTCCCCTGTCTCTGGAAACTGCTTGAGGGCTGGGCAGGAAAGTCTGGCCCCAGAGCAGAGCAGCCTAATTGTGATGCAGTTTTGTTAATGCTAAGGCAGGAACATAGCAGAGAGCTGTGCCttgaggggtgggggcagcagtaGTCTAGGCGAGACATGATGAGGACCTGGCAAGGTAGAGGTTCGCATCCGTTAGGTGTGCAGAAGGGCCAGGCAAATCCTAGGGAGTAAATGCGAGTGGGAGAAGGGGCTGGCAAACTTACACCTGCCTGGTCATCCGTTACATTCGGAGCTTGCACGGCGCCTTGCTCAGTACGTTCTTCCTTCCTGCCCAGGTAACCTGTGCATGGTGACTGGAGGTGCCAACCTGGGAAGAATTGGAGTGATCACCAACAGAGAGAGACACCCTGGTTCTTTTGATGTGGTTCATGTGAAAGATGCCAATGGCAACAGCTTTGCCACCCGGCTCTCCAACATTTTTGTTATTGGCAAAGTAAGTCTGGCTCTCCCTTCTGTGGTCCAGGGAGTGTGAGTGCTGGTGCTCTGGGGCTGGCTCCTGGCTGGCTGCACAGAACCTAGTGGAAGGCCTCTTCTGGGATGGGGCTCACAGCAGGGCAGGGCCAAATCCCTGCTTCTTCCAGATGACACAGTCAGCAGGGGCCTGCTGTAAATGACGCGTCAGACATCGAGTGTGCCAAGCCTCTGATGGAGCTGGTGTATGGCAGGTTTTCATTCTCGTTATCTCCTTCAGGGCAACAAACCATGGATTTCTCTTCCTCGTGGAAAGGGTATCCGCCTCACCATTGCTGAAGAGAGAGACAAGAGGCTGGCAGCCAAACAGAGCAGTGGGTGAAATGATCTCTAGGTGACAATG contains:
- the RPS4X gene encoding 40S ribosomal protein S4, X isoform — protein: MARGPKKHLKRVAAPKHWMLDKLTGVFAPRPSTGPHKLRECLPLIIFLRNRLKYALTGDEVKKICMQRFIKIDGKVRTDVTYPAGFMDVISIDKTGENFRLIYDTKGRFAVHRITPEEAKYKLCKVRKIFVGTKGIPHLVTHDARTIRYPDPLIKVNDTIQIDLETGKITDFIKFDTGNLCMVTGGANLGRIGVITNRERHPGSFDVVHVKDANGNSFATRLSNIFVIGKGNKPWISLPRGKGIRLTIAEERDKRLAAKQSSG